AAATTTCTGGAGTAACTGGTACTCCAACAGATATTACTATTCCTGCAAACTATGATGACATAGATAAAAGTAGTTTTTCTGAATCTACGGCTGAAATAAAAACAACTCGTTTTAGTTATAATGATTTTTCTTTTATTCATAACAATCAAATTGTTCCAGTAAATTCAGAAATTCAATTTCTTATCGTTTAATTCAAGATAACACAGATATTACTGATTCACATCCTGGCATTGCTTTTAATGTATCAAATGGAGAAATCAATTTAAGTCGACAAAATATAAATTATCAACACTTAAAAATGTCTATTCTTAAACAAAATGATAATGTTATGTTCTTAAACAAAATGATAATCTTTTACTTAAAATTGTAGATTAAATAAGAGAGTATTATTTATGGCAAAAATTAATGGTTCAATTATTTCAGAATATGAAATTAAAAAGATTAAAAATTTAGATTTTATTTCCAAAATTTGCAAAGAAAAAATAATTATTTGCAAGAAAAAACAATGTTATCAATTCCTACAATTTGTAGATATAAAAAAATTATTAAAGATAATATGCAAGGTAGCAATATTGAAGTAAATATTAGACATAAAAACTTTAATAATTAAAATGCAAAAATAATAGAAAATAATTTTGCAAAAGACTTATTTTTGAAATATCAAATTGAAAATCAAAAAATAAATTCAAATGTTACTAAAAAATTTATTACTGTTAAAGATTTTTATGAAGACCTTAGTGAAGAAATAAAGTCAAAAATTTCATTATCGTATTTATATAATGCTTGATTAAAGCATGGTTTTTGCAGTCCTTATACTACACATAAAATTAAAAGAATTGCAAGAAATATTTCAAATTTGAAAATTAATGACAGCAAAATTAGCAATAGTGAAAAATTAATTTATAAGGCAAATATTTTATTGATCGAAAACACTAAAAAATTGTCAATATATTCTAATAAAAACCAAAATTATAAATTTGGTGAAATTATTGAAGTAGATGCTTGCCAAGATAGATTTTTCGGAACCAATGAAAAAATTCATATTTATCATGCAATTGATGCCAAAAGTGGTGCATTAGTTGCCTTGTGAGCTGAAAAAGAAGAAACCAATAAGGGGTATCAAAAACTTTTAGAGATTTTATTTCAAAATTACGGCTTACCCGAAACAATTATTTCGGATAAAAGAAGAACAATGTGAGGAAACGAATTCACAGAAACAGCATTTAAAAAATCTTTAAATTCAAAAAATATCAACCTTTTTACAACAAGTAATCCGAAAGGAAACCTAATGTTGAACATTCTTTTAAAAATGCTCAAAGAAGTTACCCTTATTACTTTTCAAAACAAATATCAATATAAAATCAATTAAAGACATTCAAGAAAATCAATTGAAAATTACAAAATTTTATAACGAAAAATATAAACGCAACACTGTTTGGAAAGATTCTAGTTTTAGAGTTCCTAACAATCCTAATAGTTTCAAAATGGATTTAATAATTGATAGAAAAATTAATGCGGGTGTAGTTCAATACAATAATAAATACTATTGCCCTTTTGATGAACATGAAAATAGAGTTGGCATGAAAGAAGGCAGTTTTATTCAATTGTGTTTGGACAGCAATGGAGATTTAAAATTTATAGGAAATGGCAAGAGATATGATGCTCGCGAACCTAAGGGAAAGCAACTAACTCCAGAACAAATTTTTGCCATAAAAAATAATCTAAATCTTGAAATTGAAGATGTTAATTGTATTTATAAAATTAATATGTCCATAAATAAAAATAATCAAGAACTTTTTGAGCTAAATCAAAAGCATTTAGATCAACAAAATAAAACAACAATTGAAATTATTAAAAATCAAACAAAAATTTATAATGAATTAATAGAAATTAACCAAAAAATAAACGATACCATTTGGCAAAAAATATAAAAAATCTCTTACTAAATTAACTTATAATTTTTTTAGTAAAAGATTATCAATTTGTTTAAGAACAAAACAGCAATGAAAAGTATGTTTCTTTAGAAGTTCTTGAAAGAATTTGCAATGTATTAGATTGTGAAATTGGTGATATTGTTGAATTTGGAGGAAAAAATAATATATGAAATTTAAAGAAAAGCGAGTTTTATCTCTATTTAGCGGTTGTGGTGGTATGGATATTGGTCTTGAGGGTGGATTTACATGTTTAAGAGATTCAATAAACCAGAACATTCATCCAACTTGGATTGAAGAAGATTATGGTAAGTGGGTAAAGGTTAGCAAAACGGGATTTAAAACAGTTTTTGCCAATGATATAAGAGATGATGCGAAAGCGGCTTGGGTATCATATTTTAATCAGAGATATAGCAATGCAAATGAAATTTATCATGTTGAAAGCATTGTGGATTTAGTAAAAAGACATAAGAGTGGCGAACAAATTTTTCCCGAGAATATAGATGTTGTTACTGGTGGTTTCCCTTGTCAAGATTTTTCTGTAGCAGGGAAAAGACGAGGGTTCAACTCATTGAAAAGCCATATAGGAGAAAAAATATCCTCAAATGAAGCAAATGTTGAGAATAGAGGGCAATTATATATATGGATGAAAGAGGTTGTAAGTATAGTTAAGCCTAAGGTGTTTATTGCTGAAAATGTAAAAGGTTTAGTTAGCTTAGAAGATGTTAAAGAAATAATTGAAAATGATTTTTCAAATGCGGCTGATGGCGGATACTTAGTTATTCCCGCAAGAGTTTTGCAAGCAGCTAATTATGGAGTGCCACAATCAAGGGAAAGAGTTATTTTTTATGGTTTTAAAAGAAGTGCATTGACTAATGAAGCATTACAAAATCTAACTAATATCAGCAATCATAGTGATATAGACCCATATCCTATTCCTACACATAATTACAGTTTAAACACTATTTATTTGAATCCATTTGTTACTTCTGGTGCAGCTATTTGTGATTTAAAGGAGCCTAATTTTACGACTGATAACTCACAAAAAAAATATTCAAAAGCAAAGTTATCTAGAGGGCAAGGAAATATTGAAATTAAATTAGATAATGTTTCTCCAACTATTAGATCAGAACATCATGGGAATATTGAATTTAGGAGATTGGATATTGAAAATGGTGGGAAATATGTAGATGAAATAGAAAAGGGACTAGAGCAAAGAAGATTAACAATAAGAGAGTGTGCGAGGCTTCAAACTTTTCCTGATGATTATCAATTTATTTTGGAAAAGACAGATAAAAATGTTGCTGTAAGTGCTAGTTCGGCATATAAGATAATAGGAAATGCAGTTCCTTGTGTTTTAGCATATAACATAGGTAAAACACTAAGCGAAAAATGGGATATATACTTCAAAAAAGAAACAGACTAATCATCTGTTTCTTTTTTTATCATAGATTGTATTTCGGATTTAATAAGGGCTTTCTCTTCTTCGTTATATCCATCATAAATTTTGAGAAAATCTAAAATAAATTTTCGAATGCTATTATTAAACCAAGGCTCAGATTTTTTAACTTTTTCACTATTCAATAGTATGTCAATCCATCGTTTAGATAAAACACCTTGCCAATCATCAATTAAAGCTAATTTATTTGCTAAAGAATCATCTATGGTATATATCAATTCATTGTTTTCAATATTTCTATGTAGATTATTCCAAGAGAAAAGTTCTTTAAAAGAAACTTGAGGTCTAGGACTTCTATCAGGAAACTGCATTTTAGAATTTATAGAATTTATATATTGCCCAGTTACTACTTCAATGTTTTTTGATGTGTGTTTTACAAATATTACCCATTCATCAGGAATTATCTGTTGGATACTAGACCCCGGAATAGAATCGTTTTTTGTAGATTTAAGTTCTACAGTTTGATAGAAAGTAGAACCATTACCTTTTACTTCCAAACATATGTCAGGATTAGTATAACAAGCAGATTTACTTTCTTTTATTTTTTGTTTTAAGTTTTCATCAATTTCATCAGGAAGAATAACTCTGCTAATGTTGTAATTTTTATATTCATCTATTGAGTGAGTTTGGTTATCTATAAAAAGCTTACTAGCTATTGGGTTGATAGGCAACATATTTAACTCATTTTCTATAACATATTTTAAATATTCTTTTAAGGGGCGATCGGTATTTGCTTCGTCAGATTGAAAGGAAACAGTAAATAAATTCTTTTTTTGTGAATTTAAAAATACTTCTAATTCAAGCATATAGAAATGCATAAAATAAGATTGCTTATTCATATCAAATTTGCTCCTCAACATAAAAATTCAACCTATATTATAACTCATAATTCTATATTTGAAAACAGTAGAAAGTCTAGCGGTGTGATGTGTCTATTCTTAAACAATTTAAGTCGACAAAATATAAATTATCAACACTTAAAAATTAAAGCAGTAAATAATGCATACAATATTAATTGCGATAGTAAAGAATTTAACATTAATATTGAAATTGATCGTGGTGTAAGCTTTACAAAGAATTCAATTTATTCTTTTGATCCTGCTGGTGTAATTAAAAACGATTATACAAGTTCTTCGTTGTTATGCGATACTTTAATTGCTAATGGAAACAGAAACCAAAACCAAGGGGAAGTAACTTATTCATTAGTTGATGAATCTAGCCAAATTATTAATCCAATTGAACATAATATTGGCTTTAATGAACAAACAGGTGTATTAACACTAACTCGAAATACTAATTACTATTTGAATCATATTCATGTAAAAGTTCCTGTTTTAACAACAGGAGAAGCTGAAAATAGTTTGGCATTTAACATTATCATTAACCGTCACTCTTCATTAAATTTAAATGATCAAGTAGTAAATTTATTCTCAAGTCGAATTACTTACGGTTTGTTTGGCGATGTAACAGGCAACACTAAACAAACACCAGATTTAACAGCTAACATTCGTTTTGAAGTCAATACGGCTGTACCTGCAAGTGAATTAAAATTTGAATTATGACAAGGCGAAAACAAATTATCACCAACTAATGGTTATGAATTTAATCCTGCTAATGGTGTATTAACTTTACACAAAGATCAAAAACTAAACTTAAGTGATATTTGAATTAAAGGTATTTATATCCCTTCCCCAAATATTACAATAGCTACAAATAGAATTCCAATCTTCATTAATCCACATGGTTTATATGTTTGACAATCAAACATCCATTTTAGTAACATTACTGAATTTGTTGCCAATACAAGTAATTTAAAATCATCTAATTACTTAGTTTATCAAGATGGAACGAATGTTGAAAATGAAGCTGATTTTAATTCAACTAATTTTGAATTATGAATTAATAATGAAAATGTTACTAATTCTTCAGAAGAAAAATACAATATTAATTTTAACTCAACTAATGGTTCAATTAGTTTAAAAGAAAATACTAATTACACTAT
Above is a window of Candidatus Malacoplasma girerdii DNA encoding:
- a CDS encoding IS1202-like transposase; the protein is MKYQIENQKINSNVTKKFITVKDFYEDLSEEIKSKISLSYLYNAWLKHGFCSPYTTHKIKRIARNISNLKINDSKISNSEKLIYKANILLIENTKKLSIYSNKNQNYKFGEIIEVDACQDRFFGTNEKIHIYHAIDAKSGALVALWAEKEETNKGYQKLLEILFQNYGLPETIISDKRRTMWGNEFTETAFKKSLNSKNINLFTTSNPKGNLMLNILLKMLKEVTLITFQNKYQYKIN
- a CDS encoding cytosine-specific DNA methylase family protein is translated as MKFKEKRVLSLFSGCGGMDIGLEGGFTCLRDSINQNIHPTWIEEDYGKWVKVSKTGFKTVFANDIRDDAKAAWVSYFNQRYSNANEIYHVESIVDLVKRHKSGEQIFPENIDVVTGGFPCQDFSVAGKRRGFNSLKSHIGEKISSNEANVENRGQLYIWMKEVVSIVKPKVFIAENVKGLVSLEDVKEIIENDFSNAADGGYLVIPARVLQAANYGVPQSRERVIFYGFKRSALTNEALQNLTNISNHSDIDPYPIPTHNYSLNTIYLNPFVTSGAAICDLKEPNFTTDNSQKKYSKAKLSRGQGNIEIKLDNVSPTIRSEHHGNIEFRRLDIENGGKYVDEIEKGLEQRRLTIRECARLQTFPDDYQFILEKTDKNVAVSASSAYKIIGNAVPCVLAYNIGKTLSEKWDIYFKKETD